The proteins below come from a single Plodia interpunctella isolate USDA-ARS_2022_Savannah chromosome 21, ilPloInte3.2, whole genome shotgun sequence genomic window:
- the Pp2C1 gene encoding protein phosphatase 1B — MPASIGVNLRVTGHCSQGGRKYMEDLFSVAYQQTEDERDLEYAFFGIYDGHGGSEAAAFAKEHLMDSIVKQRQFWSDNDEDVLKAIRNGYMLTHLNMWKELEKWPKTVTGLPSTAGTTASVAFIRRGKIYIGHVGDSAIVLGYQKDGCEEWAAKPLTSDHKPESTAEIERIQRCGGKVVSKAGVPRVVWNRPRIGHKGPIKKNTPMDEIPFLAVARSLGDLWSYNPNNDEFIVSPDPDVGVLTIDPSRFRCLIFGTDGLWNMLSPEGAVSLVQATERHNEAALVGGNGNQPRDWLNPSKSLVDHALERWSNTRMRADNTSVVTLMLDPPGPPRATVLRSRTTSQKPQSTANPVPPPATPKSEETRQETTEADIQKVPQNGLTIMTRYSDVDRPVPSPDTPLPPCATLDGRLSVAPQEETSKEPEESEDTETMTTYGNPAESYFMARLLNRSRIVNTLADVYEEIASNPESETSHEPSPLPVTVLPEVSGDSEPEAGRTPVITAGPGAGGDAGNPQEEVLLADDDGGIQINEVSSSSPTEAPPRVRGRRPRGDVRKDVVTPNDRVLRSHHEEIQQRPHTRQATRGKPAATTALDRVVILSRRAPAAGPAAPAAPPRRAAPAEPAPAAAGGDDGKRTRAARRRVFPAPSPAPSTPLNQKITRSFGSAPRDLRAEERLRAGNSPRAPGPARRGPAARPARADRCKENLSARRPGARARRPDAPDHEVHSTTGEPCRAPAPRPRALRSRNDAASPAREAPAPPSKRPRCDQPAAPKLASERCVKALGKRASGPWAPALALRNRLRRRLVK; from the exons ATGCCTGCATCAATTGGTGTTAATTTACGTGTAACTGGCCATTGTAGCCAAGGCGGGAGAAAGTATATGGAAGACTTGTTCTCCGTTGCATATCAACAAACTGAAGATGAGAGGGACTTGGAGTATGCTTTCTTCGGGATTTACGATGGGCATGGCGGGAGTGAAGCTGCAGCTTTCGCTAAGGAACACTTGATGGATTCTATTGTGAAGCAGAGACAGTTTTGGTCTGATAATGACGAGGACGTGCTGAAAGCTATTCGCAATGGTTACATGTTGACCCATTTGAACATGTGGAAAGAACTAG AGAAATGGCCAAAAACAGTGACCGGTCTACCAAGTACTGCGGGAACCACTGCAAGCGTAGCTTTCATTCGCAGGGGCAAGATATACATTGGACACGTTGGAGACTCCGCTATTGTACTTGGTTACCAAAAAGATG GCTGTGAAGAATGGGCCGCTAAACCACTAACCTCAGATCACAAGCCGGAATCAACAGCAGAAATAGAGAGAATCCAACGATGTGGCGGAAAAGTTGTCTCCAAAGCAGGTGTGCCACGTGTTGTATGGAACAGGCCACGTATCGGGCACAAGGGACCTATTAAGAAGAATACTCCTATGGATGAGATACCTTTCTTGGCTGTAGCCAGGTCATTGGGTGATCTTTGGAGCTACAACCCTAATAATGACGAGTTTATAGTCAGCCCAGACCCTGATGTTGGTGTTCTGACTATTGACCCATCAAGATTTAG GTGTCTAATATTTGGGACAGATGGTTTATGGAACATGTTATCACCAGAGGGTGCGGTGAGCCTTGTGCAGGCCACAGAGCGGCATAATGAGGCGGCATTGGTTGGAGGCAATGGTAATCAACCTCGGGACTGGCTTAATCCTTCCAAAAGTTTGGTGGACCATGCTCTGGAGAG atggTCAAACACCCGAATGCGAGCCGATAACACTTCTGTAGTCACCCTCATGCTAGATCCTCCTGGGCCACCAAGAGCCACAGTACTTCGCTCAAGGACCACCTCTCAAAAACCTCAGTCCACCGCCAATCCGGTCCCCCCACCGGCCACGCCCAAGTCAGAGGAAACCAGACAAGAAACTACTGAAGCAGACATCCAAAAAGTACCACAGAACGGGCTAACTATCATGACTCGATATTCCGATGTTGATAGACCCGTGCCCTCTCCAGATACTCCCCTGCCGCCGTGTGCGACGCTTGACGGCAGATTGTCTGTAGCTCCTCAAGAGGAGACTTCCAAGGAACCTGAAGAATCAGAAGATACTGAGACTATGACTACATATGGAAATCCCGCCGAGTCTTACTTTATGGCGCGTCTTTTGAATCGGAGTCGCATCGTCAATACGTTGGCGGATGTGTATGAGGAGATAGCTAGCAATCCAGAATCTGAGACTTCACACGAGCCCTCGCCTCTTCCGGTCACCGTGTTGCCTGAAGTCAGCGGGGACTCCGAGCCGGAGGCCGGACGCACTCCTGTTATTACTGCCGGACCCGGCGCCGGCGGCGACGCGGGGAACCCGCAGGAAGAAGTCTTACTCGCCGACGACGACGGCGGCATCCAGATCAACGAGGTCTCGTCCAGTTCGCCCACCGAGGCTCCGCCCAGGGTGAGAGGCCGTCGGCCTCGCGGCGACGTCCGGAAAGACGTCGTCACTCCCAACGATCGCGTGCTGCGGTCTCACCACGAGGAGATCCAGCAACGGCCGCACACCAGGCAGGCCACGCGGGGTAAACCCGCCGCGACCACCGCGCTCGACCGCGTCGTCATCCTCAGCAGGCGGGCGCCGGCGGCCGGGCCCGCGGCCCCCGCCGCcccgccgcgccgcgccgccccGGCCGAGCCTGCGCCGGCCGCCGCCGGCGGGGACGACGGCAAGCGGACCCGCGCCGCGCGGCGGCGGGTGTTCCCCGCGCCGTCGCCCGCGCCCTCGACGCCTCTCAATCAGAAAATCACGCGGAGTTTCGGGAGCGCCCCGCGGGATCTCCGCGCGGAAGAGCGGTTGCGCGCGGGAAACTCGCCGCGCGCCCCGGGGCCGGCGCGGCGCGGCCCGGCGGCGCGCCCCGCCCGCGCTGACCGCTGCAAGGAGAACCTGAGCGCGCGGCGCCCCggagcgcgcgcgcggcgcccCGACGCGCCCGACCACGAGGTGCACTCCACCACGGGCGAGCCGTGCCGCGCGCCGGCGCCGCGTCCGCGCGCGCTGCGCTCGCGCAACGACGCGGCGTCGCCGGCGCGCGAGGCGCCCGCGCCGCCCAGCAAGCGCCCGCGCTGCGACCAGCCGGCGGCCCCCAAGCTGGCGTCGGAGCGCTGCGTGAAGGCGCTGGGCAAGCGGGCGTCGGGACCTTGGGCGCCGGCGCTGGCTCTCCGCAATCGCCTGCGTCGTCGTCTCGTCAAGTAG
- the mRpL18 gene encoding large ribosomal subunit protein uL18m, protein MKKKLEPLQLKQKDLHFHNAMNTPNKIFLVPLYCRFNSYYSAEFINRNPRNLEKIRIARKPDGYHLDKPGRKFWHKLVLIPSKRTVTAQVVHYLNGPVIQAKTSEWALRKQLYSINDTCAYINLGRVFAQRCLEFGISEMYCDIKPLQGGRVEKFLNEVANGGIKLEELEVYKKPNAWDWNRPEKPWEVTEE, encoded by the exons atgaaaaagaaattagaaCCTCTACAATTGAAACAAAAGGATTTACATTTCCATAACGCGATGAATACtcctaacaaaatatttttagtaccaCTATATTGTAGATTCAACTCTTACTATTCTGCAGAATTCATAAACAGGAACCCTAGGAACTTGGAGAAAATCAGGATAGCCCGAAAGCCCGACGGCTATCACCTTGACAAACCTGGAAGGAAATTTTGGCataa gtTAGTCCTCATACCAAGTAAAAGAACAGTTACAGCACAAGTGGTTCACTATTTAAACGGACCAGTGATACAAGCAAAAACATCAGAGTGGGCGCTACGCAAGCAGCTTTATAGTATTAATGACACCTGTGCCTACATCAACTTAGGTCGAGTTTTTGCCCAACGATGCCTAGAATTTGGCATAAGTGAAATGTACTGCGACATCAAACCTCTTCAAGGTGGTAGAGTTGAGAAATTTCTGAATGAGGTTGCCAATGGGGGGATAAAGTTAGAAGAATTGGAGGTTTATAAAAAACCTAATGCATGGGACTGGAACAGACCAGAAAAGCCTTGGGAAGTTACTGAagaataa